The following coding sequences are from one Salmo trutta chromosome 36, fSalTru1.1, whole genome shotgun sequence window:
- the LOC115175568 gene encoding ATP-dependent DNA helicase Q4-like isoform X3 — protein MDRYNDVTILLKTWEQSFVQEHPRNPNKVDIDGAPEETKKFYKEYPTLKHTDPTPTSQTQSSEKDSGCWGTQLNRKSITVAAPKLTLTTKDRESSAQYFGMKLKSNLDLGALTKSSKP, from the exons ATGGATCGATACAATGATGTCACGATTCTTCTGAAAACCTGGGAGCAGTCATTTGTTCAAGAACATCCAAGAAACCCCAACAAG GTTGATATTGACGGAGCCCCAGAAGAGACTAAAA AGTTCTACAAAGAATATCCAACACTCAAGCACACAGACCCAACACCTACCTCACAGACTCAATCATCTGAAAAG GACTCAGGTTGCTGGGGCACTCAGCTGAACCGTAAGAGCATAACGGTGGCTGCCCCCAAACTGACTCTGACAACCAAGGACAGGGAGTCCTCGGCCCAGTACTTTGGCATGAAGCTCAAGTCAAACCTGGACCTGGGAGCTCTAACAAAG AGCTCCAAACCCTAA
- the LOC115175568 gene encoding ATP-dependent DNA helicase Q4-like isoform X1 yields the protein MDRYNDVTILLKTWEQSFVQEHPRNPNKVDIDGAPEETKKFYKEYPTLKHTDPTPTSQTQSSEKDSGCWGTQLNRKSITVAAPKLTLTTKDRESSAQYFGMKLKSNLDLGALTKERPVCLKKLFTPRRTPRRGKTSRAQTLQLELQTAIHCYPLCQRQPTHVKTPWPLQCRQGQNTQSSCRRSPLSP from the exons ATGGATCGATACAATGATGTCACGATTCTTCTGAAAACCTGGGAGCAGTCATTTGTTCAAGAACATCCAAGAAACCCCAACAAG GTTGATATTGACGGAGCCCCAGAAGAGACTAAAA AGTTCTACAAAGAATATCCAACACTCAAGCACACAGACCCAACACCTACCTCACAGACTCAATCATCTGAAAAG GACTCAGGTTGCTGGGGCACTCAGCTGAACCGTAAGAGCATAACGGTGGCTGCCCCCAAACTGACTCTGACAACCAAGGACAGGGAGTCCTCGGCCCAGTACTTTGGCATGAAGCTCAAGTCAAACCTGGACCTGGGAGCTCTAACAAAG GAGAGACCGGTTTGTCTGAAGAAGTTGTTCACTCCTCGTCGAACACCTCGTCGTGGAAAGACGTCCAGAGCCCAAACCCTGCAGCTGGAGCTGCAGACAGCCATACACTGTTATCCCCTCTGCCAAAGACAGCCAACACACGTCAAGACCCCCTGGCCTCTCCAATGCAGACAGGGACAGAACACCCAGAGCAGCTGCCGGAGGAGCCCTTTGAGCCCCTAA
- the LOC115175434 gene encoding uncharacterized protein LOC115175434 has translation MNCKGRVAAPVDSAAADEASAVEEEPFELPTLEEVARATGTLRSEPLVAPPSVKEENECQGEKQQEDGDEVLLNVIRPDYERPPPPPPMQPLYPLGEDGKVQGLSTLVVLSTGMGKSLCYQLPAYLYVQRSNSITLVVLSTGMGKSLCYQLPTYLYAQRSNSITLVVLSTGMGKSLCYQLPAYLYAQRSNSITLVVLSTGMGKSLCYQLPAYLYAQRSNSITLVVLSTGMGKSLCYQLPAYLYAQRSNSITLVVLSTGMRKSLCYQLPAYLYAKRSNSITLVVLSTSMGKSLCYQLPAYLYAQWCSPQAWGSLCATSCLPTSMSRGPTVSL, from the exons ATGAACTGCAAGggcagag TTGCAGCTCCAGTAGACAGTGCTGCTGCTGATGAGGCGTCTGCGGTTGAGGAGGAGCCCTTTGAGCTGCCAACCTTGGAGGAGGTTGCCCGGGCAACAGGAACTCTGCGTTCCGAGCCTCTGG TGGCGCCCCCCAGTGTTAAAGAGGAGAATGAGTGTCAGGGAGAGAAGCAGCAGGAGGATGGTGATGAGGTCTTGTTGAATGTGATCAGGCCAGACTACGAACGCCCTCCCCCTCCGCCCCCCATGCAGCCCCTCTACCCCCTAGGGGAGGACGGCAAAGTGCAAG GTCTGTCCACTCTAGTGGTGCTCTCCACAGGCATGGGGAAGTCTCTGTGTTACCAGCTGCCTGCCTACCTCTATGTCCAGAGGTCCAACAGTATCACTCTAGTGGTGCTCTCCACAGGCATGGGGAAGTCTCTGTGTTACCAGCTGCCTACCTACCTCTATGCCCAGAGGTCCAACAGTATCACTCTAGTGGTGCTCTCCACAGGCATGGGGAAGTCTCTGTGTTACCAGCTGCCTGCCTACCTCTATGCCCAGAGGTCCAACAGTATCACTCTAGTGGTGCTCTCCACAGGCATGGGGAAGTCTCTGTGCTACCAGCTGCCTGCCTACCTCTATGCCCAGAGGTCCAACAGTATCACTCTAGTGGTGCTCTCCACAGGCATGGGGAAGTCTCTGTGCTACCAGCTGCCTGCCTACCTCTATGCCCAGAGGTCCAACAGTATCACTCTAGTGGTGCTCTCCACAGGCATGAGGAAGTCTCTGTGCTACCAGCTGCCTGCCTACCTCTATGCCAAGAGGTCCAACAGTATCACTCTAGTGGTGCTCTCCACAAGCATGGGGAAGTCTCTGTGCTACCAGCTGCCTGCCTACCTCTATGCCCAGTGGTGCTCTCCACAGGCATGGGGAAGTCTCTGTGCTACCAGCTGCCTGCCTACCTCTATGTCCAGAGGTCCAACAGTATCACTCTAG
- the LOC115175431 gene encoding testis-specific serine/threonine-protein kinase 5-like → MSATGTRVKDSGKSLHERTIECRENGYLLSGKKIGTGAFSKVYLGYATPNKISKNYKLANDLRSKNHNMVAIKIISINEAPLEYSKKFLHREIYALNATYRHPGVVQLYDMFRSLKRFYLILELALSGDLLEHINAVSHSKGSPGLSEEEARRLFKQIVNAVMHCHNNHIVHRDLKCENILLDEQGFVKLTDFGFANHYTDRSALMNTFCGSVAYTAPEILLSRKYNGEQADLWSLGVILYAMVTGKLPYHEKHPRKLVQLIRKELLFHHPVSSGCQDLIKKLLEWQPTARLPLDQVNTHQWMMPSMTGLLYKLRATRSDITHKNKPLDKKLKDEPTGCVTGRSCHSGLGTPTRSSFRHTSLPERPQRTVVSPHYRPGASSAGCHRREPPQEKREEPPCPKPPLVSPCRLLMRPTQSQSTNTNRLFVTRPRPPFAPKPFHNLPNFRKPGSANRQLHSPSGKLTAAPPTTF, encoded by the exons ATGAGTGCAACTGGTACGAGAGTAAAGGACTCTGGGAAGTCGCTTCATGAGAGGACCATAGAGTGTCGAGAGAATGGCTACCTTCTCTCTGGCAAGAAGATTGGGACAGGTGCTTTCTCCAAGGTCTACCTGGGGTACGCTACCCCAAATAAGATCAGTAAGAACTACAAGCTGGCCAATGACCTGAGGAGCAAGAACCACAATATG GTGGCTATCAAAATCATCTCTATCAACGAGGCTCCCCTAGAATACTCCAAGAAATTCCTACACAGAGAGATATATGCTCTGAACGCTACGTACAGACACCCAGGGGTG GTCCAGCTGTATGACATGTTCCGTTCACTGAAGCGGTTCTATCTGATTCTGGAGCTGGCTCTGAGCGGAGACCTTTTAGAACACATCAACGCCGTGTCCCATAGCAAGGGCAGCCCGGGCCTCAGTGAAGAGGAGGCTCGCAGGCTCTTCAAACAGATAGTCAACGCTGTCATGCACTGTCATAACAACCACATAGTACACAG GGACCTGAAATGTGAAAACATACTGTTGGATGAGCAAGGATTTGTGAAATTGACTG ACTTTGGCTTTGCCAACCACTACACAGACAGGAGTGCTCTGATGAACACCTTCTGTGGTTCCGTGGCCTACACTGCCCCAGAGATCCTACTGTCTCGCAAATACAACGGAGAACAAGCTGACCTGTGGAGCCT aGGGGTGATTCTGTATGCAATGGTCACAGGGAAGCTTCCCTATCATGAGAAGCACCCACGCAAACTGGTCCAACTCATCAGGAAAGAGCTGCTGTTCCACCACCCAGTTTCTTCAG GCTGCCAGGACCTGATTAAGAAGCTGTTAGAGTGGCAGCCCACCGCCCGCCTGCCCCTGGACCAGGTCAACACACACCAGTGGATGATGCCATCCATGACCGGCCTACTCTACAAGCTGCGTGCCACCAGGAGCGACATCACCCACAAGAACAAACCCCTGGACAAGAAGCTTAAAGACG AGCCGACTGGATGCGTAACAGGCCGCTCCTGCCACTCGGGCCTTGGCACCCCCACCCGTTCATCCTTTAGACACACCAGCCTGCCTGAGAGGCCCCAGCGAACTGTAGTGTCCCCCCACTACCGCCCCGGGGCCAGCAGCGCAGGCTGCCATCGCCGTGAACCGccacaggagaagagagaggagccgCCCTGCCCCAAGCCCCCCTTGGTGTCCCCCTGTCGGCTCCTGATGAGACCCACCCAAAGCCAGAGCACCAACACCAACCGTCTCTTTGTGACCCGGCCCCGGCCGCCCTTCGCCCCAAAGCCCTTCCACAACCTCCCTAACTTCCGGAAGCCTGGCTCGGCCAACAGGCAGCTGCATAGCCCCTCAGGCAAGCTGACAGCAGCACCCCCAACCACCTTCTGA
- the hgh1 gene encoding protein HGH1 homolog: MLSEVEAKELLSFLTLDTRPDVKGQATEYILGLSGNRDGCRYLQTKPDFLKALVTLTTDPSIAIVKDCYHSLINLSADETMHQPLIKDSDFLPMLFKNLLDPEFMFTDRICTILTNLSRHVKTCKEVFKAMQEQEIGLAQIVDIFCTEGYNKQASLHYLGPLLSNLTQLPETRHFILDKERCVVQRLLPYTQYQASTIRRGGVIGTLRNCCFDHAHHEWLLSDAVDILPFLLLPLAGPEELSDEENEGLPVDLQYLPEDKQREEDPDIRKMLIETMILLTATKVGRQILKAKNVYAIMREFHNWEKEVHVATACEKLIQVLIGDEPEPGMENLLEVEIPEDVEVKLKDMDAKEQEQLEKDQEDLLNPDKSQQCAGIVRMM; the protein is encoded by the exons ATGCTGAGTGAGGTAGAGGCCAAAGAGCTGCTGTCCTTCCTCACACTGGACACCAGGCCAGACGTCAAGGGCCAGGCTACGGAGTACATCCTGGGCCTCTCTGGCAACAGGGACGGCTGTCGCTACCTACAGACAAAACCTGACTTCCTTAAAGCCTTGGTGACCCTTACTACCGACCCCTCCATCGCTATCGTCAAAGACTGTTACCACTCTCTCATCAACCTCTCGGCTGATGAGACCATGCACCAACCGCTGATCAAAGACTCGGACTTCCTCCCTATGTTGTTTAAAAACCTCCTGGACCCAGAATTTATGTTTACGGACCGTATCTGTACGATCCTCACTAACCTGTCGCGGCACGTGAAGACGTGTAAAGAGGTGTTTAAGGCTATGCAGGAGCAGGAGATAGGTTTGGCGCAGATAGTGGACATCTTCTGCACTGAGGGCTACAACAAGCAGGCATCGCTCCATTACCTGGGCCCCCTCCTCTCCAACCTCACACAGCTGCCCGAGACCAGACACTTTATCCTGGATAAGGAGAG GTGTGTAGTTCAGAGGCTCCTTCCCTACACCCAATACCAGGCCTCAACAATCAGACGAGGGGGAGTCATTGGCACTCTGAGAAATTGTTGCTTTGATCATG CTCATCATGAGTGGTTGCTGAGTGATGCGGTGGACATTCTGCCTTTCCTGTTGCTGCCTCTCGCTGGGCCTGAGGAACTGTCTGACGAGGAGAATGAAG GGTTACCTGTCGACCTCCAGTACTTACCAGAGGACAAGCAAAGAGAGGAGGATCCTGACATTCGCAAGATGCTCATTGAGACCATGATACTG TTGACAGCAACCAAAGTAGGTAGGCAGATTCTGAAGGCCAAGAACGTCTACGCCATCATGAGGGAGTTCCACAACTGGGAAAAGGAAGTTCACGTGGCCACTGCTTGTGAGAAGCTCATACAG GTGCTGATCGGGGACGAGCCAGAGCCAGGCATGGAGAACCTGTTGGAGGTGGAGATTCCTGAGGACGTGGAGGTGAAGCTCAAAGACATGGATGCCAAGGAGCAGGAGCAGTTGGAGAAGGACCAGGAAGATCTGTTAAATCCAGACAAGTCCCAGCAGTGTGCTGGCATAGTGAGGATGATGTAG
- the LOC115175568 gene encoding ATP-dependent DNA helicase Q4-like isoform X2: protein MDRYNDVTILLKTWEQSFVQEHPRNPNKVDIDGAPEETKKFYKEYPTLKHTDPTPTSQTQSSEKDSGCWGTQLNRKSITVAAPKLTLTTKDRESSAQYFGMKLKSNLDLGALTKRPGGC, encoded by the exons ATGGATCGATACAATGATGTCACGATTCTTCTGAAAACCTGGGAGCAGTCATTTGTTCAAGAACATCCAAGAAACCCCAACAAG GTTGATATTGACGGAGCCCCAGAAGAGACTAAAA AGTTCTACAAAGAATATCCAACACTCAAGCACACAGACCCAACACCTACCTCACAGACTCAATCATCTGAAAAG GACTCAGGTTGCTGGGGCACTCAGCTGAACCGTAAGAGCATAACGGTGGCTGCCCCCAAACTGACTCTGACAACCAAGGACAGGGAGTCCTCGGCCCAGTACTTTGGCATGAAGCTCAAGTCAAACCTGGACCTGGGAGCTCTAACAAAG CGACCAGGAGGATGTTGA